In Debaryomyces hansenii CBS767 chromosome A complete sequence, a genomic segment contains:
- a CDS encoding DEHA2D17864p (weakly similar to to uniprot|P38255 Saccharomyces cerevisiae YBR095C RXT2 Hypothetical ORF), producing MLDSHSLDIISRFKQSVLSKSLPGPGPEIGATSRGNKITPARTSDNSLIPKIVDYEGSTHLVLTNDAIMKSTYRNKRRWHEMYGERDEESDSDEYEDEDDEDSDDEHPFKRLKLGEILSPLTHPSEVISHPAISKTYKSPIFNKMSYELIETIELEQNNLNWLNKLLQVLNGEDWFFLLEENLGLLKYDHGLNDESNNNTTAENDGATDAKKEERKSGHKSSKSSAETNGHRDNKEAEEQQGEVEDPPKRITRTSTSQNEKESTEVNDPFFALPKTLARYEAHQNQVVDETSDELLVIQEDLINYLQVSVQRQQEYIKNLIQIRNGLVRAERLKQDLHKWGKEMYDKKSS from the coding sequence ATGTTAGATAGCCATTCATTGGACATAATATCACGGTTTAAGCAGTCCGTGTTGTCGAAGTCTTTACCAGGACCAGGACCGGAAATTGGAGCTACCAGTAGAGGAAATAAAATTACTCCAGCCAGGACAAgtgataattcattaataccCAAGATTGTTGATTATGAAGGATCCACGCATTTGGTATTGACAAATGACGCTATAATGAAGAGTACGTACCGAAACAAGCGCAGGTGGCATGAGATGTACGGAGAAAGAGACGAAGAAAGTGATAGTGACGAATATGAGGATGAAGACGACGAAGACAGTGACGACGAACATCCGTTTAAAAGGCTCAAGTTAGGTGAAATTTTATCGCCTTTAACGCATCCATCGGAGGTTATATCGCACCCTGCTATCCTGAAGACATACAAGCTGCCGATTTTCAATAAGATGTCTTACGAATTGATTGAAACGATCGAATTGGAGCAAAACAACTTGAATTGGTTGAATAAGTTGCTTCAGGTCTTAAATGGCGAGGATTGGTTTTTCTTGCTTGAAGAAAACCTCGGATTGCTAAAGTATGATCACGGACTAAATGAtgaatctaataataatactacTGCGGAAAATGATGGTGCTACAGATGCCAAAAAAGAAGAGCGCAAATCTGGACATAAGTCGCTGAAATCTCTGGCTGAAACCAATGGGCATCGGGATAATAAGGAAGCCGAGGAGCAGCAAGGGGAAGTGGAAGATCCGCCAAAACGAATCACAAGAACCTCAACATCACAAAATGAAAAGGAATCAACCGAAGTTAACGACCCATTCTTTGCTCTTCCAAAGACTTTGGCCAGGTACGAAGCTCATCAGAATCAAGTTGTGGACGAAACAAGCGATGAATTGCTTGTCattcaagaagatttaATCAACTATTTACAAGTTAGCGTCCAAAGACAACAAGAATATATCAAGAACTTAATACAAATAAGAAATGGATTGGTCAGAGCTGAGAGATTAAAACAAGATTTACATAAATGGGGTAAAGAGATGTACGATAAGAAAAGTAGCTAA
- a CDS encoding DEHA2D17886p (weakly similar to to uniprot|Q12527 Saccharomyces cerevisiae YPR049C ATG11 Peripheral membrane protein required for delivery of aminopeptidase I (Lap4p) to the vacuole in the cytoplasm-to-vacuole targeting pathway): MSTDIPMVAPISYLTLYNAHNGDSVKIPKPIRFHSLNGLKSFIHESFTDYIISDIENIFLLTSFGMKVKFNIINELNDIYVFDKRLFSGARDETIINAYVNQNEGGYKEMIKPTPSSLVKLEKTNIKQMTSSLKVNDGWSKALFQDCLGVVGQMKAYVKQINTIFKCLNIIFQFGSNFINGIEKSFNNYLNYIKLLNLKTLHRSWNGYYNNLRKFPSFQLKNGTGNIKISDHLNTSELEKSSSFVSKTLPLVINKFNEMSASINSVNDDKVNVDKLIESLRNESIENFKDYDTGSEDIIKDVSRLSQLISHDIDKLSTNVSISLDWVYRIHKDEISPKIFDKATGLYKILQNLYLFKNKIVDESLSIFGKIANLQMRMVNIKNDLRILTNADDNNDIANENEISIHVINNIKSAEDYLSLTIDLPLLFGFMLIEKRRQFEWHEFYSKGIVNNVSEQLSVIIDHEKIFRKLWLKKFGNFLSILNSKDENDALRTVLPSIDVTLVNGNAESNSTFGIINNIQVERDDISTYINALEEYSNAGTTSSPSSKKFSELMKKNFQDLIKCTNNMKRVTKMVSSLSSFTSPVANEIKNNDKLLANSKDENNDKQAEGGGHMSELGEVDYDINLVKGLKIRIRKLENLLHQQQYKDLSNWPVTRSNGANATSTSETDGKFSLILDSNQKTSTSSNSKIDPTNLLQRRQTLPLKLGHEKPTTSQQSNHLDVSTTIDKHLDNIRLKKENNELTNENLKLSNTNRTNEKLIEALNKQISNLKTVNDDQNKHHEEKLRKRDAENQQTITRLETELQAFKPQNNKEVVDLKDKLSLRDAEILDLRKDITRLHDVNEGFTEEVTKLNEKIATLQSDINDVNAMKKDLLSNMASKETDTINHRISLEEEIKKLHSKIEELTEDYENLMDLTQSKHNNLDIMVNYLNNMIIHLLSSIKCLVEQQFETFIEFCFILESMGLLLIKEHNNNKNLDEYKITRVKGLKSKRNDKIVPTSANGNVLDETPIVSTMGNMPTSKVVDDINKIIGWVDDIQSFKNISTKSSEDGDEKSCSANTAGSVSSSVIDDLPEEITNLSVEETNKFNRQSLELVKLFRDIFKSSNGSISKFEDFINTIRFKENICINQNQDDSGVSNKFFLGAITKRFKDVEGFAKKLTKENKSKAHELSQLIGKLNCKISMNSFEMDDLVLFLPTRIDRAEEIDENFQPWAAFNIGAPHYFLRVQKNEGNKTGITHSIKDKEWMVGRVTYIEEHTVTDANFNDKDANPFHLSTGVVWYVVDAKEEIF; this comes from the coding sequence ATGCTGACTGATATACCTATGGTAGCGCCAATATCGTATTTGACGCTATATAATGCACATAATGGGGATTCTGTGAAGATTCCAAAGCCAATCCGATTCCACAGTTTGAATGGACTCAAATCATTCATACATGAGTCGTTTActgattatataatatcagatattgaaaatatcttcttgCTAACTTCGTTTGGAATGAAGGTAAAGTTCAACATCATCAATGAGCTCAATGATATATATGTGTTTGATAAGCGGCTATTTTCAGGAGCAAGAGATGAAACCATTATAAATGCATATGTTAATCAGAACGAAGGCGGATATAAAGAGATGATCAAGCCTACCCCTTCGTCTTTAGTAAAGTTAGAAAAAACGAATATAAAGCAAATGACCAGTAGCCTAAAAGTCAATGATGGGTGGTCGAAGGCATTATTTCAGGATTGCTTAGGTGTTGTTGGCCAAATGAAGGCATACGTCAAGCAGATCAATACAATATTCAAGTGCctaaatattatattccAGTTTGGTTCGAACTTTATTAATGGTATCGAAAAGAGCTTtaacaattatttgaacTACATTAAgctattgaatttaaaaacGTTGCATAGAAGCTGGAACGGTTACTATAATAATTTGCGAAAGTTTCCCagttttcaattgaaaaatggtaCAGGTAATATTAAGATATCAGACCACTTGAATACAAGTGAGCTAGAAAAGTCGTCGTCTTTTGTGTCTAAAACCTTACCACTTGTTATTAACAAGTTTAATGAAATGTCTGCTTCTATTAATTCTGTGAATGACGATAAAGTGAACGTTGATAAACTTATAGAATCATTGAGAAATGAATCCattgaaaacttcaaaGACTATGATACAGGCTCGGAAGACATAATTAAGGATGTGTCAAGATTAAGTCAGTTGATATCTCACGACAtagataaattatctaCAAATGTGTCAATATCCTTAGACTGGGTCTATCGTATCCACAAGGATGAGATTTCGCCGAAGATTTTTGATAAAGCAACTGGATTGTATaagattcttcaaaacttatatttgtttaagAATAAAATAGTTGATGAAAGTTTGTCTATTTTTGGAAAGATTGCAAACTTACAAATGCGTATGGTGAACATTAAGAATGATTTAAGAATACTAACTAATgctgatgataataatgatattgcaaatgaaaatgaaatatcaattcatGTCATCAATAACATTAAATCTGCTGAGGACTATTTGTCTTTGACTATTGACTTacctttattatttggatttatGCTCATTGAGAAGCGGCGACAATTTGAGTGGCATGAATTCTATTCCAAAGGAATTGTTAATAACGTATCTGAACAACTATCTGTGATAATTGACCATGAAAAGATATTTAGAAAGTTGTGGCTTAAGAAGTTTGGTAATTTCTTGTCAATCTTAAATAGTAAAGATGAGAATGATGCATTGCGAACGGTATTGCCAAGTATTGACGTAACATTAGTTAACGGAAATGCTGAGAGTAATTCGACgtttggaattattaataatattcaagttgAGAGGGATGATATTTCTACGTACATCAATGCTTTAGAAGAATACAGTAATGCTGGAACTACTTCATCACCAAGTAGTAAGAAATTTTCagaattaatgaagaagaatttccaagatttaattaaatgCACTAATAACATGAAGAGGGTAACAAAAATGgtatcttcattatcgtCATTCACTTCACCCGTTgcaaatgaaataaaaaacAATGATAAATTGCTTGCCAATCTGAAGGATGAAAACAATGATAAGCAAGCAGAAGGTGGGGGACACATGAGTGAACTAGGTGAAGTTGATTATGATATAAATTTGGTAAAAGgtttgaaaataaggaTTAGAAAGTTGGAAAATTTGcttcatcaacaacaatataAGGATCTTTCAAACTGGCCGGTAACCCGATCTAATGGTGCGAATGCTACATCAACTTCAGAAACTGATGGAAAGTTCAGTTTAATACTTGATCTGAACCAAAAAACATCTACCTCGAGCAACTCTAAAATTGATCCCACAAATTTGCTTCAAAGAAGACAAACTCTTCCTTTGAAACTCGGGCACGAAAAACCTACAACTAGCCAACAGTCTAACCATTTAGATGTCTCTACAACGATTGATAAACATCTTGATAACATTCGTTTAAAAAAGGAGAATAATGAACTAACAAATGAAAATCTTAAGCTTTCAAACACGAATAGGACAAATGAAAAACTAATTGAAGCCTTAAATAAGCAAATTTCCAATTTGAAGACAGTAAATGATGATCAAAATAAGCAtcatgaagaaaaattgcGGAAGCGGGATGCAGAAAACCAGCAAACGATAACCAGATTAGAGACAGAATTGCAAGCCTTCAAACCCCAAAATAACAAAGAAGTTGTTGACCTAAAAGATAAACTCAGTTTAAGAGATGCTGAAATTTTAGATTTGAGGAAAGATATCACAAGACTTCACGATGTTAACGAAGGATTCACAGAAGAAGTTACAAAATTGAACGAAAAAATCGCTACCTTACAGAGTGATATAAATGATGTTAATGCAATGAAGAAAGATTTGCTTTCCAATATGGCTTCCAAGGAGACAGATACGATTAATCATCGTATTTCgcttgaagaagaaattaagaaattgcATAGCAAAATTGAGGAATTAACAGAGGATTATGAAAATCTCATGGACTTGACACAATCAAAGCATAATAATCTAGATATCATGGTTAATTATTTGAACAATATGATCATTCACCTTCTCTCAAGTATTAAATGCTTGGTAGaacaacaatttgaaaCCTTCATTGAGTTTTGCTTTATTTTAGAATCTATGGGccttttattaataaaagaaCATAACAATAACAAAAACCTTGATGAGTATAAGATTACTAGAGTGAAAGgtttgaaatcaaagagGAATGATAAGATTGTACCTACATCGGCTAATGGTAATGTATTAGATGAAACTCCGATTGTGTCAACAATGGGGAATATGCCTACTTCTAAAGTTGTAGATGacataaataaaatcatagGATGGGTTGATGATATACAGTCtttcaagaatatttcGACGAAGTCAAGCGAAGACGGAGACGAAAAATCGTGCTCGGCTAATACTGCTGGGTCAGTTTCATCAAGTGTAATCGATGATCTCCCTGAGGAAATAACTAATTTGTCGGTCGAAGaaactaataaatttaacCGTCAATCTTTAGAATTAGTGAAATTGTTTAGGgacattttcaaatctagTAATGGGTCAATCTCGAAATTTGAAGActttattaatacaattagatttaaagaaaatatctGCATTAACCAAAACCAAGATGATTCAGGTGTCAGTAATAAGTTCTTCTTGGGTGCAATCACGAAGAGATTTAAAGATGTTGAAGGATTTGCAAAAAAACTTACTAAGGAAAACAAAAGTAAGGCTCACGAACTAAGTCAGTTAATTGGTAAGCTAAAttgtaaaatttcaatgaataGTTTTGAGATGGATGATTTAGTATTGTTCTTGCCAACAAGGATTGATAGagcagaagaaattgacgaAAACTTCCAACCATGGGCAGCTTTTAATATTGGTGCTCCTCATTACTTTTTACGGGTTCAAAAGAATGAAGGAAATAAGACTGGCATTACTCATTCTATAAAGGATAAAGAATGGATGGTAGGACGTGTGACATATATCGAAGAACACACAGTGACGGACGCAAATTTCAACGACAAGGATGCTAACCCTTTCCATCTCAGCACTGGTGTTGTTTGGTATGTTGTTGATGCAAAGGAAGAGATTTTTTAA
- a CDS encoding DEHA2D17908p (highly similar to uniprot|P38620 Saccharomyces cerevisiae YER099C PRS2 5-phospho-ribosyl-1(alpha)-pyrophosphate synthetase involved in nucleotide histidine and tryptophan biosynthesis), with the protein MTASQNAIKLLHGNSHPELAKLISKKLGIGLAKVGAFQYTNKETAVAVGESVRDEDVYIIQTGCGEGEINDFLMELLIIINACKTASARRITAVIPNFPYARQDKKDKSRAPITAKLIANLLQTAGCNHVITLDLHASQIQGFFRVPVDNLYAEPSVLRHIKDNYGKEDLIIVSPDAGGAKRVASIADKLDVNFALIHKERQKANEVSKMVLVGDVTNKSCLLIDDMADTCGTLVKAADVLLKNGAKKVVAIITHGIFSSNAIEKLNNSNLDKIICTNSMPLENKLSQCPKLEIIDISATLAEAIRRLHNGESVSYLFNNAPA; encoded by the coding sequence ATGACAGCATCTCAGAACGCTATAAAGCTCTTACACGGTAATTCTCACCCTGAACTTGCCAAGTTAATTTCGAAAAAATTAGGTATAGGTTTAGCTAAGGTGGGTGCTTTCCAATATACAAATAAAGAGACAGCCGTTGCAGTAGGAGAATCCGTAAGAGATGAAGACGTTTACATTATCCAAACAGGATGTGGTGAAGGagaaataaatgattttttaaTGGAACtacttattattataaatgcTTGTAAAACTGCTAGTGCAAGAAGAATCACTGCTGTTATACCAAATTTCCCTTACGCCAGACAAGATAAAAAAGATAAATCAAGAGCTCCTATCACCGCAAAATTGATAGCAAATCTCTTGCAAACAGCAGGATGTAACCATGTTATAACATTAGATTTGCATGCATCTCAAATTCAAGGGTTTTTCAGAGTGCCGGTTGATAACTTGTATGCTGAACCCTCCGTATTAAGACATATCAAAGATAATTATGGTAAAGAGGACTTAATTATTGTTTCTCCTGATGCTGGCGGTGCCAAGAGAGTTGCATCGATTGCTGATAAATTAGATGTTAATTTTGCTTTGATTCATAAAGAAAGACAAAAAGCCAATGAAGTTTCAAAAATGGTTCTCGTAGGTGATGTCACTAATAAGTCATGTTTATTAATTGACGATATGGCTGATACTTGTGGTACTTTGGTTAAAGCAGCTGAtgttttattaaaaaatggTGCTAAGAAGGTAGTCGCAATAATCACACACGGTATATTCTCTTCGAATGCAATTGAAAAACTTAATAATTCGAATCTCGATAAAATCATATGTACCAATTCTATGCCATTAGAGAATAAGTTATCCCAATGTCCCAAATTAGAGATAATAGATATAAGTGCTACTTTAGCTGAGGCTATTAGAAGGTTACATAACGGTGAAAGTGTgtcttatttatttaacaaCGCTCCTGCTTGA
- a CDS encoding DEHA2D17930p (similar to CA5151|IPF1009 Candida albicans IPF1009), whose translation MSDRSSKPHRSHKRQKSSLTNIGYYFPDQQATQQPSQQPSLQPFQQFPHQRQMQQPQQQQTRQQQQSRQQHPGHNRQLSQSSQLSPHQYQSASISSQSSQPSQQSQAQSSFYDYDPYNTMNYNFSSATAPSSSTGTGHNIIQGIPPTKAIPSPGRGQFGPTPFLPYQSPTQYTIPGSVDQNFGTIPQMQLQSGQYNSEAPNVYEQFTYPKSVAEFNDVPQSETNTSVQEKQPTKHNKNLSVSTRFNLFNLNENEDQGERETDAKPTAINPLFNDFLQSLVNVDGSNINNYLLQILEKLGSPLPIDDFYNFLYNNDKQASPTPVIPTHKIDKTMVNFSIQSSAFSLLDQLLNIFKIPNSLIEYFPNIANRENKLFGINYHELLRTFLAIKILYDVLIQLPSNNDPQNYTIPRLSIYKTYYIICQKLIRQYPSPTNTSSEQQKLILGQSKLGKLLKLVYPDLLIKRLGSRGDSKYNYLGVIWNQNIIDDEIKKLCDENELVHLHRIFDTKDKNLSFPRRRNHSTNSYTSIPGHKIKLKTRSKSEPQIQLTRPHTEPYSNENIIAPSFSFIKPHLKFPESDNFTILEEKDKDNWFITIKHRAYEWLKRCNLSFSIPEAIQSVFLNNDNLVEKHLLCNGLINKIVKPLSSDLAYVENADLYLYLIAILELLPYLLFLKSYPQVNYLKNLRLNLLYLIDNFNDELATINTNNHFKIEHLRRFLILMKKLININDLLITFIKLVNKDDSSNSSVMVLDIENYLNLSDESPSDIGIDEDSESRLSFKNDILSKDLIYALNAYNLDPTLDQHSRSVLSTDFIWDEVNLIGNFFRIDLLNFLNDQDLGEKYESVTSTEPNDETDSILSKKEGIKLASLLTLIHDKLLTKHFKAKYPILVYTNILSLILNDSLKYIFIKYQKQQNNQHKDENQNSFGNWWVFNSFVQEYSSLMGEIVGLYDSV comes from the coding sequence atgagTGATAGATCTTCAAAACCACATAGATCACATAAACGACAGAAGTCATCTTTAACAAACATAGGCTATTACTTCCCGGATCAACAAGCAACACAACAACCATCCCAACAACCATCCCTACAACCATTTCAACAATTCCCACATCAGAGACAAATGCAGCAGCCGCAACAACAGCAGACACGTCAGCAACAGCAATCGCGTCAACAGCATCCGGGGCATAACAGACAGTTATCTCAGTCTTCCCAATTATCACCGCATCAATACCAACTGGCATCGATATCATCACAATCGTCACAGCCATCACAACAATCACAAGCACAACTGTCCTTCTACGATTATGATCCCTATAATAcaatgaattataattttaGTTCAGCTACTGCACCGAGCTCCAGTACGGGTACTGGACACAATATCATTCAGGGCATACCCCCTACCAAAGCAATTCCCTCTCCAGGCAGAGGACAGTTTGGTCCTACTCCTTTTTTACCATACCAATCGCCTACTCAGTATACTATACCTGGGTCTGTGGATCAGAATTTTGGGACAATTCCCCAGATGCAATTGCAGTCTGGGCAATATAACTCCGAAGCCCCAAATGTGTATGAACAGTTTACATACCCGAAATCAGTAGCTGAATTCAACGACGTACCCCAATCCGAAACCAATACAAGTGTACAAGAAAAGCAGCCTACAAAGCATAACAAAAACTTGTCTGTATCTACCAggtttaatttatttaatttaaatgaaaacGAAGATCAGGGTGAACGAGAAACTGACGCTAAGCCCACGGCTATAAATCCGcttttcaatgatttcttGCAGAGTTTAGTTAATGTGGATGGGTCCAATATTAATAACTATTTATTACAGATACTAGAGAAACTAGGATCGCCATTACCGATAGAtgatttttataattttttatataataacgATAAGCAAGCATCTCCTACTCCAGTCATTCCAACTCATAAAATTGACAAGACAATggtcaatttttcaattcagtCGTCAGCTTTTAGTCTTTTGGATCAATtactaaatattttcaagattcCAAATCTGCTTATTGAATACTTCCCAAATATCGCGAATAGAGAGAATAAACTATTTGGAATAAATTACCATGAATTACTAAGAACATTTTTGGCTATCAAGATTTTATACGACGTTTTGATTCAATTGccatcaaataatgatccCCAGAATTATACAATTCCAAGATTATCAATTTACAAAacatattatataatatgtCAGAAATTAATAAGACAATATCCTTCTCCTACAAATACCTCAAGTGAACAACAAAAATTAATCTTGGGTCAGTCTAAGTTAGGAAAACTATTAAAATTAGTCTACCCTGATTTGTTAATCAAAAGATTAGGTAGTAGGGGTGATTCAAAATACAATTACTTAGGCGTAATTTGGAATCAGAATATCATTGACgatgaaattaagaaaCTTTGCGATGAAAACGAATTGGTGCATTTACATCGGATTTTTGACACCAAGGATAAAAACTTATCTTttccaagaagaagaaatcattcGACAAATAGTTATACTTCTATTCCAGGTCACAAGATTAAATTAAAAACGAGGTCTAAATCTGAACCTCAGATACAACTAACACGTCCGCACACTGAACCATATAGTAACGAGAATATAATAGCACCTAGCTTTTCATTCATTAAACcacatttgaaatttccAGAATCAGATAATTTTACCATTTTGGAAGAGAAAGATAAGGATAACTGGTTTATTACTATAAAGCATAGGGCGTATGAATGGCTCAAACGTTGTaacttatcattttcaatacctGAAGCGATCCAACTGGTTTTCCTCAATAATGATAACTTGGTTGAGAAGCATCTCCTTTGTAATGGTTTGATAAATAAGATAGTTAAGCCGTTAAGCTCGGACCTTGCATATGTCGAAAACGctgatttatatttatatttaattgcCATTTTGGAATTGCTACCCTATCTATTATTTCTTAAAAGCTATCCCCAGgttaattatttgaagaatctaAGATTAAATTTACTATACttgattgataattttaatgatgaattagcTACCATAAATACTAATAATCACTTCAAGATTGAACATTTGAGAAGGTTTCtcattttgatgaaaaagcttataaatattaatgacCTATTGATAACATTTATTAAGCTCGtcaataaagatgattCATCTAATTCCTCGGTGATGGTTCtagatattgaaaattactTAAACCTTTCTGATGAGAGTCCATCAGATATTGGAATCGATGAAGATAGTGAATCTAGGTTAAGTTTCAAGAATGATATTCTATCAAAAGATCTAATTTATGCCTTGAATGCGTATAATCTTGATCCTACTTTAGACCAGCATTCCAGGTCTGTTTTATCCACTGATTTTATATGGGATGAGGTTAATTTAATTGGAAACTTTTTcagaattgatttattaaattttttgaatgatCAGGATTTAGGAGAGAAATATGAACTGGTGACATCCACAGAACCCAACGATGAAACAGATTCCATACtttcaaagaaagaagGCATAAAACTTGCGTCATTACTCACTCTAATTCATGATAAATTACTCACCAAGCATTTCAAAGCAAAGTATCCGATTCTAGTCTATACAAACATATTGAGTCTTATACTCAATGACTCGTTGaagtatattttcattaaatatcaAAAGCAACAAAATAATCAGCATAAAGATGAGAATCAAAATAGCTTTGGTAATTGGTGGGTATTCAATTCGTTTGTTCAGGAATATTCAAGTTTAATGGGTGAGATTGTTGGCTTATATGATTCAGTTTAG
- a CDS encoding DEHA2D17952p (no similarity) has protein sequence MLIKRANRFQRFERLVSSKGHTQQRTNDLRVSQLGKKVAKWEMNTKNTCNMVLHKSVAGLQRTDTTHYTGLLNL, from the coding sequence ATGCTAATTAAGCGAGCAAATCGCTTTCAGCGATTTGAGAGACTCGTCTCGTCGAAAGGGCATACTCAGCAGCGGACAAATGACTTGCGCGTATCCCAATTGGGTAAAAAGGTTGCAAAATGGGAAATGAATACTAAAAATACGTGCAATATGGTACTTCACAAATCAGTCGCAGGACTTCAAAGGACGGATACTACTCACTATACTGGATTATTGAACTTATAA
- a CDS encoding DEHA2D17974p (similar to uniprot|Q12068 Saccharomyces cerevisiae YOL151W GRE2 NADPH-dependent methylglyoxal reductase (D-lactaldehyde dehydrogenase)) has product MTKVFVTGSSSFIGQHILNELLQNGYEVRAGVRSQEQITSFEKFFKYDRKYDNVEFVLIRELDNSSVLIPYLQDVELIVHVASPTPHPGIENVTRDILEPAIKITNSVLFAAKKIPTIRRVIITSSLSNVIRTEDNSTVVNEDRWSDAESTHDYSGCNPYEAYIASKAIVEKKAWEFVETEKPSFDIITLLIAYVLGDVLVKKDNKPSGTNALLWGILKNGAQGGMMEQTVHVRDVADAHVRALNASVKGNQRFIIANDPMKFNNAFEFVNKEFPNETWNFGSTVSTNVTYDNRRAKDVLGIKLRSFKSTILDTVRQYV; this is encoded by the coding sequence ATGACTAAGGTTTTTGTTACAGGTTCATCTTCGTTTATTGGACAACACATACTTAACGAGCTACTCCAAAATGGCTATGAAGTGAGGGCAGGTGTAAGAAGTCAAGAACAAATTACTAgctttgaaaagtttttcAAGTATGATAGAAAGTATGATAACGTGGAATTTGTTTTAATTAGAGAGTTGGATAACAGTTCTGTCCTAATCCCCTATTTACAGGACGTAGAACTCATAGTACATGTTGCATCACCTACTCCGCATCCTGGCATAGAGAATGTTACTAGAGACATATTAGAGCCTGCaattaaaattacaaaTAGTGTCTTATTCGCAGCCAAGAAGATCCCTACGATAAGGAGGGTGATTATTACTTCGTCACTTTCTAATGTTATTAGAACAGAAGATAATAGTACAGTGGTAAACGAGGACAGGTGGTCTGACGCTGAATCAACTCATGATTATTCAGGGTGCAATCCGTATGAAGCTTATATTGCGTCTAAAGCTATTGTCGAAAAAAAGGCATGGGAATTTGTTGAAACGGAAAAGCCATCGTTTGACATTATAACCCTTCTAATAGCATATGTTCTTGGTGATGTGTTGGTAAAAAAAGACAATAAGCCCTCGGGTACAAATGCATTACTATGGGGAATCTTGAAGAATGGTGCACAAGGTGGTATGATGGAACAAACTGTTCATGTTCGTGATGTTGCAGATGCTCATGTAAGGGCCTTGAATGCGTCTGTTAAAGGGAATCAGAGGTTTATTATTGCTAATGATCCAATGAAGTTTAACAATGCATTTGAGTTTGTAAACAAAGAATTCCCAAATGAGACTTGGAATTTTGGAAGTACTGTTTCTACTAATGTCACATATGATAACAGAAGGGCTAAAGACGTACTTGGGATTAAACTTAGATCTTTCAAGAGTACTATTTTAGACACCGTCCGTCAATATGTTTAA